From the Roseiconus lacunae genome, one window contains:
- a CDS encoding tetratricopeptide repeat protein produces MKAVVLLSAMTCFGFPCITVAQAVPADSIKDGYYDLGGFHYKVSTDSADAQKWFDRGLAQCIAFNHEEGARCFERAIEYDPAMAMAYWGMAYAWGPNINNTEIEPHQIAEANLAIRLAQLHSTDSTPLEKAIITASASRYAAPVPEDYEPLNRAYSNAMRDVYANHTDDPLVASLFAESLMILRPWKQWDADGTPAPETPEIVNVLEKALETTPNFAAVNHLYIHTMEASPTPQKALDAANRLRNLMPGAGHLVHMPSHIDVLLGNYESVVQTNLRAIEIDKAVLERQGSMNFYTFYRIHNYHFVVYGAMFQGQSKIAMKAAEDLVAQVPDQLLRTQTDFLDAFMPMKFHVLIRFGRWEDILTEPEPADYLPMSRSVRHYARALAYAATDRIDDAEVEQALLSDTRAQVPETSVLFNNRSRDILEVAEAMVAGEIAYRKGNFDEAFRQLRNAVKLDDAMNYDEPWGWMQPARHALGALLIEQRHYEQAEQVFRADLKKHPRNPWSLNGLAECLMELGRNDEATTIRNQFLSAAKQADVTIDRSCFCRLE; encoded by the coding sequence ATGAAAGCCGTAGTTCTTTTGTCAGCGATGACTTGCTTTGGATTCCCGTGCATTACGGTCGCGCAGGCTGTCCCAGCGGACTCAATAAAAGACGGGTACTACGACCTCGGCGGCTTTCACTACAAGGTTTCGACAGACTCCGCCGACGCGCAAAAATGGTTTGATCGTGGGCTGGCTCAGTGCATTGCCTTCAATCATGAAGAAGGTGCACGCTGTTTTGAGCGGGCGATCGAGTACGATCCTGCGATGGCGATGGCTTACTGGGGGATGGCATACGCTTGGGGCCCCAACATCAACAACACGGAAATCGAACCGCACCAAATCGCCGAGGCAAATCTCGCAATTCGCCTCGCCCAGTTACATTCGACAGATTCCACCCCGTTAGAGAAAGCGATTATCACCGCATCTGCGAGTCGGTACGCGGCGCCCGTGCCAGAGGATTATGAGCCACTTAATCGGGCCTATTCGAATGCAATGCGAGACGTCTACGCGAATCACACCGACGATCCGTTAGTTGCCTCTTTGTTTGCCGAATCGCTGATGATCCTGCGACCATGGAAACAATGGGACGCTGACGGAACGCCGGCACCAGAAACGCCGGAGATCGTCAACGTTCTCGAAAAAGCCCTCGAGACCACACCAAACTTTGCCGCGGTCAATCACTTGTACATTCATACGATGGAGGCCTCGCCCACGCCGCAAAAAGCACTCGACGCTGCAAACCGGCTCCGGAACCTGATGCCAGGGGCCGGCCATCTCGTGCACATGCCATCGCACATTGATGTGTTGCTCGGCAACTATGAAAGCGTCGTCCAAACCAACCTGCGAGCCATTGAGATTGACAAGGCAGTTTTGGAACGCCAGGGCAGCATGAACTTCTACACCTTCTATCGGATTCACAACTATCATTTTGTCGTGTACGGCGCTATGTTTCAGGGGCAAAGCAAGATCGCGATGAAAGCGGCAGAAGATCTTGTTGCGCAAGTTCCGGATCAGTTGCTACGTACTCAGACTGATTTCTTGGATGCGTTCATGCCAATGAAATTCCACGTTCTAATTCGGTTCGGTCGCTGGGAAGACATACTCACTGAACCGGAGCCAGCCGACTACTTGCCAATGAGTCGGTCGGTACGGCACTATGCAAGGGCATTGGCGTACGCTGCGACCGACCGAATTGATGATGCGGAAGTCGAGCAAGCTCTGTTGTCAGATACCAGGGCGCAAGTCCCCGAGACGAGCGTCCTTTTCAACAACAGGTCTCGCGATATCTTGGAGGTCGCAGAAGCAATGGTTGCCGGCGAAATAGCGTATCGAAAAGGCAATTTTGACGAGGCGTTCCGACAGCTACGAAATGCGGTCAAGCTTGACGATGCGATGAACTACGACGAACCATGGGGCTGGATGCAACCGGCGCGACACGCGTTGGGTGCGTTACTCATTGAACAACGCCACTATGAGCAGGCCGAGCAAGTTTTTCGAGCGGACCTCAAGAAGCACCCAAGAAATCCTTGGTCGTTAAACGGGCTTGCCGAGTGCTTGATGGAGTTAGGGAGAAACGATGAAGCAACCACGATACGAAACCAATTCCTCTCGGCAGCCAAGCAAGCGGACGTAACGATCGATCGTTCATGCTTTTGCCGGCTTGAATAA
- a CDS encoding sigma-70 family RNA polymerase sigma factor has translation MPESSLSGVTRLSLLSRIRSDDGVAWTELVELYLPLVKFWCRRQGIAENDLSDLTQEIFFAVSRSIERYRPTGNGGSFRAWLWSLSRHKIIDFLRRQERCPVAKGGSTAMQLVQMIPEEIDESDLSERIEFNQLIHRALQQVRTEFEPRSWQAFWRTTIDGLTVSNVADQLEMSSATVRQHRSRILRRLREQLGEAE, from the coding sequence ATGCCTGAATCCAGTCTTTCCGGAGTGACGCGATTGAGTCTGCTTTCGCGGATTCGTAGTGATGATGGTGTCGCATGGACGGAACTAGTCGAGTTGTATTTGCCATTGGTTAAGTTTTGGTGTCGCCGACAAGGTATCGCTGAAAACGATCTCAGCGATTTGACACAGGAAATCTTCTTCGCCGTCTCGCGTTCAATCGAACGTTACCGTCCCACGGGCAATGGTGGCAGTTTTCGTGCGTGGCTATGGTCGTTGAGTCGGCACAAAATAATTGACTTTCTGCGGCGGCAAGAACGATGTCCGGTCGCAAAGGGCGGAAGCACCGCGATGCAGCTCGTCCAAATGATTCCGGAGGAAATCGACGAGAGTGACCTGTCGGAACGGATCGAGTTCAATCAACTGATCCACCGGGCGTTACAGCAAGTTCGCACCGAGTTTGAGCCTCGATCTTGGCAAGCGTTTTGGCGGACCACCATCGATGGATTAACCGTGTCAAACGTTGCCGACCAGCTTGAGATGAGCTCGGCGACCGTTCGGCAACATCGCTCTCGAATCCTTCGTCGGCTTCGTGAACAACTCGGTGAGGCGGAGTAA
- a CDS encoding protein kinase domain-containing protein — MQTTLCPPPDQLRDYLSGKLDATSSDSVAQHLQDCEDCERTATELETEPDTLVELLQANLPVNSGFGESNDRDSSPTSDSIEILNELMPSELGQYELLSRLGTGGMGAVYLARHKSLDKQVALKLLPALPAQNPEFVARFQREMRAAGKLDHPAIVRTTDAGEQGGIHFLVMDAIDGVNLSCISRAEEKLTIADACEVIRQTAIGLAHAHEKGIVHRDVKPSNLMLDTDGAVRILDFGLAQTGFWDLGSAEITTVGQLMGTLDYMAPEQAERGGAVDYRADLYSLGATLFRLLTGRAPLAAAPNLTPLEKLRLLATHKPPRLRSLRPDVPEALGELVDSMLSGDPAGRPASATHAAELLEPFAEPADLVSLLIRARSKPAVADDSFVVSPVLQRNLADSEQLVPIQTVAASQSNGDQSNTGRRGLFWLFLATASAMLFGGIMMVLELRKGQLVIDSEADVQVKIVSVDSQGQRAEIDELRIEPGTKVTRLQAGKYEITLDAPSDSFGVTNKTFSIRNRETVVATIVRKASEPDSDENALETDRMIAEATPEDPRLNEVVYDGETLDTWLRRLKFERNPKEVSRTIHAINSLADESLREVIEEPLIEFLVSLEGKRREFYTSAIEPLATCTGSEFYQVAADIIKQLDSQETKLLFLRSAFDELRIIEINGAEQYDEFLEVIAGLLLSDSPELADETAFLLRGLADFAAGGDALEFQKRVVERLKSIETLTNKQFWLAYPVRYLHRAARPLKYVMTCEPIRIEVTRRAIEVLTSEQQVNQLVTQAAIFIRSQIKFHLELDSEQRKQVVSHLADFLSKAADTPTRSLAEYLVPRALWDFAAPLTPLGHFGEATEPRVNNFVAVLNLIDVANLQETLSSPLSKFHEAFRETPLHGKDSLRNALRHPQNFSWSIVTKGPGKSLLYPRVVYLQSGFLIGKNATELFARFDERLPADIAKEVDGALDKLEFGTDQEQASAINVLVEFMPERYLSRAATLVENYFSKQIHALPTSAVLELLNRATGDDFIASYVRVLESSSDDNRIKLLRVANFSKIEGFSCSDPEKLEPLLRWCDQAIGQSDSINNQETASILWMLYSLLFETTRTSVTCQERVIDHLEAYEHLGSDYWLVRRLDMDGEGRFGLPMRLAILKKAIAELKNTSDDPESNDCQALAVIISGVESIPELSSPQQNALIDELRNRLDAAAKNPSVYSEIESLSSRYKMGEPRFGDVDILEGDSRESDEKPTNVIVLVLNLLIDLSNDSTSELVEIAKPEITALHHAIEERNVTFSKPLFGRNVWPKVGWESLIARLSKGELVFHVWYLQTGALLGKDVQLLNQRPTDLYQAEVERKLRLVSPGDTLAVKIPGLLPQTGDPPILQAGTAAPVTGIPVTVSDDGTIQLPLIDPLPVKGLDLQQVTQAISKTYVVEQEILRSDSAHAISVNFLVRAGQAVEVRNLSGSSVAMKPEKR, encoded by the coding sequence ATGCAAACAACCCTTTGTCCGCCGCCGGACCAACTAAGAGACTATTTATCGGGGAAGTTGGATGCTACTTCGTCCGATAGCGTGGCCCAGCATTTACAGGATTGCGAGGATTGCGAACGTACGGCAACCGAATTGGAAACCGAACCGGACACGCTGGTCGAGTTGTTGCAAGCGAATTTGCCGGTGAATTCTGGCTTCGGTGAGTCCAATGATAGAGACTCGTCGCCGACGTCAGACTCAATCGAGATCTTAAACGAGCTGATGCCGTCCGAGTTGGGGCAGTACGAATTGCTTTCTCGGTTAGGGACCGGAGGCATGGGGGCCGTTTACCTGGCTCGGCACAAGAGTTTAGATAAGCAGGTTGCGTTAAAACTACTTCCCGCACTGCCCGCTCAAAATCCGGAATTTGTCGCGCGGTTTCAACGAGAGATGCGGGCGGCAGGAAAACTCGATCACCCCGCAATCGTGCGAACCACCGATGCCGGTGAGCAAGGAGGCATTCATTTCTTGGTGATGGATGCGATCGACGGGGTGAATCTCAGTTGCATCAGCCGGGCCGAAGAAAAGCTCACCATCGCTGATGCCTGCGAAGTCATTCGGCAAACGGCTATCGGTTTAGCACATGCACACGAAAAAGGGATCGTGCATCGCGACGTTAAACCTTCGAATCTGATGCTGGATACCGACGGGGCCGTACGGATTCTGGATTTCGGATTGGCTCAAACTGGATTCTGGGATTTGGGATCGGCCGAAATCACGACGGTTGGCCAGTTGATGGGCACGCTTGACTACATGGCGCCGGAGCAAGCCGAACGTGGTGGAGCGGTCGACTATCGCGCCGATCTCTATTCGCTGGGGGCAACGCTGTTTCGCTTGTTAACCGGAAGAGCTCCGTTGGCTGCCGCACCGAACCTGACGCCGCTGGAAAAATTGCGACTGCTCGCGACTCACAAACCGCCAAGACTACGTTCGCTGCGACCTGACGTACCGGAGGCGTTGGGCGAACTGGTCGATTCGATGTTGTCGGGCGATCCGGCCGGGCGTCCCGCGAGTGCAACCCACGCGGCGGAATTGCTTGAGCCTTTCGCGGAACCAGCGGATCTTGTCAGCCTGCTCATTCGTGCTCGGTCGAAGCCCGCCGTTGCTGATGACAGTTTCGTTGTCAGTCCGGTCCTGCAGAGGAATTTGGCGGATTCGGAACAGCTCGTACCGATTCAAACCGTCGCTGCTTCACAGTCCAATGGCGATCAGTCAAACACCGGCCGTCGCGGACTGTTTTGGTTGTTTCTCGCGACCGCTTCGGCAATGTTGTTCGGCGGAATCATGATGGTTCTTGAACTGCGCAAAGGGCAACTGGTAATCGACTCGGAAGCCGACGTTCAAGTCAAGATTGTTTCAGTTGACTCACAAGGTCAACGCGCCGAGATTGATGAACTGCGTATCGAACCGGGAACCAAGGTGACTCGGCTGCAAGCCGGAAAGTATGAGATCACACTCGACGCGCCCAGCGATTCGTTTGGAGTCACGAACAAGACCTTCTCGATTCGTAACCGTGAAACGGTCGTGGCCACGATCGTAAGGAAGGCAAGCGAGCCGGATTCGGATGAGAACGCCTTAGAAACTGATCGCATGATCGCCGAAGCGACACCAGAAGATCCTCGGCTGAACGAAGTTGTCTACGACGGCGAGACGTTGGACACGTGGCTGCGGAGACTGAAGTTCGAACGCAATCCGAAGGAGGTGTCGCGCACCATCCATGCGATCAACTCGTTGGCTGACGAAAGCTTGCGAGAAGTGATTGAAGAACCCTTGATCGAATTTCTCGTTTCGTTGGAGGGAAAACGCCGCGAGTTTTACACCTCGGCGATCGAGCCTCTGGCAACTTGCACCGGATCGGAGTTCTATCAAGTCGCTGCCGACATCATCAAGCAGTTGGACAGCCAAGAAACCAAACTGTTGTTCTTGCGATCTGCATTCGATGAACTCCGAATCATCGAGATCAATGGTGCCGAGCAGTACGACGAATTTCTGGAAGTGATTGCGGGTTTGCTATTGAGCGATTCGCCCGAGTTGGCTGACGAAACGGCCTTTCTACTGCGGGGTCTTGCCGATTTTGCAGCCGGCGGCGATGCGTTGGAGTTTCAAAAGCGAGTCGTCGAACGACTGAAATCAATCGAGACATTGACGAACAAGCAATTTTGGCTCGCCTATCCGGTCAGGTATCTTCACAGGGCAGCGCGACCTTTGAAGTACGTGATGACTTGTGAGCCAATCCGCATCGAGGTAACTCGTCGCGCGATCGAGGTGTTAACGAGCGAACAGCAAGTCAATCAACTGGTTACGCAAGCTGCCATCTTCATTCGAAGCCAAATTAAATTCCACCTGGAACTTGATTCTGAACAGCGGAAACAGGTCGTGAGTCACCTTGCTGACTTCCTTTCGAAAGCCGCAGACACTCCAACCAGATCGCTCGCTGAGTATTTGGTGCCGCGTGCCTTGTGGGACTTTGCCGCCCCGCTCACGCCGCTCGGTCACTTTGGGGAGGCGACGGAACCGCGTGTTAACAACTTCGTCGCGGTCTTGAACCTCATCGACGTGGCAAACTTGCAGGAGACATTGAGTTCGCCGCTATCCAAGTTCCATGAGGCTTTTCGAGAAACCCCCCTTCATGGAAAGGATTCGTTGCGGAATGCATTGCGTCATCCGCAGAACTTCTCTTGGTCGATTGTTACGAAAGGTCCTGGAAAATCGCTGCTGTATCCGCGTGTCGTCTATTTGCAATCCGGCTTTTTGATTGGCAAGAATGCCACCGAATTATTCGCGAGATTTGATGAACGACTTCCGGCTGATATCGCCAAAGAAGTTGATGGTGCATTGGATAAACTGGAATTTGGAACCGATCAGGAGCAGGCCAGTGCGATCAATGTGCTGGTAGAATTCATGCCTGAACGTTACTTGTCCCGCGCGGCAACACTCGTCGAAAATTACTTTTCAAAACAAATACATGCTCTTCCGACGAGTGCCGTACTTGAGCTGTTGAATCGTGCGACAGGTGATGACTTCATCGCCAGCTACGTCCGCGTATTGGAGAGTTCAAGTGACGACAATCGCATTAAATTGCTAAGAGTCGCCAACTTTTCCAAGATTGAAGGGTTCAGTTGTTCGGATCCGGAGAAACTCGAACCATTGTTGCGTTGGTGCGATCAAGCCATTGGTCAGTCCGACTCGATCAACAACCAGGAGACGGCGTCGATATTGTGGATGCTGTATTCTCTGCTCTTCGAAACGACTCGCACCAGTGTCACGTGCCAGGAGCGGGTAATTGACCATCTTGAAGCATATGAACATCTTGGCAGCGATTATTGGCTGGTTCGGCGGCTCGACATGGATGGCGAAGGCCGATTCGGATTACCGATGCGTTTGGCGATTCTTAAGAAAGCGATCGCAGAACTGAAGAACACCTCCGATGATCCGGAATCAAACGACTGCCAAGCTTTGGCGGTGATTATTTCCGGCGTCGAATCGATTCCCGAATTGAGTTCGCCGCAACAGAACGCTTTGATCGACGAATTGAGAAACCGTCTTGATGCGGCGGCGAAAAACCCCAGCGTCTACAGCGAGATCGAGTCGTTGTCGAGTAGGTATAAAATGGGAGAACCTCGATTTGGTGACGTTGACATCTTGGAGGGTGACTCGCGTGAGAGCGATGAAAAACCAACCAATGTCATCGTTCTTGTTCTCAACCTATTGATCGACCTCTCGAATGATTCAACTTCCGAACTCGTCGAGATCGCAAAGCCTGAAATCACGGCGTTGCATCATGCGATTGAGGAAAGGAACGTCACGTTCAGCAAACCGTTGTTTGGACGAAATGTTTGGCCCAAAGTAGGCTGGGAAAGTCTGATTGCACGTCTTTCCAAAGGTGAGCTTGTTTTCCATGTTTGGTACCTACAGACGGGAGCATTATTGGGGAAAGATGTTCAATTACTGAATCAACGTCCCACCGATCTCTATCAAGCGGAAGTGGAACGGAAGCTACGATTGGTCAGTCCTGGTGATACGTTGGCAGTGAAGATTCCTGGCTTGTTGCCTCAAACCGGTGACCCGCCGATTCTACAGGCCGGAACCGCGGCACCGGTGACCGGTATTCCTGTGACTGTCTCAGATGACGGCACCATCCAGCTTCCCTTGATCGATCCGTTGCCGGTCAAAGGACTTGACCTCCAGCAAGTGACCCAGGCGATCAGCAAGACCTATGTGGTCGAGCAAGAGATCCTTAGATCCGATTCGGCTCACGCGATCTCGGTGAACTTTTTGGTTCGAGCGGGCCAAGCGGTCGAAGTCCGTAATCTCTCAGGCAGTTCGGTAGCGATGAAACCCGAGAAGAGGTAG